Part of the Oncorhynchus mykiss isolate Arlee chromosome 23, USDA_OmykA_1.1, whole genome shotgun sequence genome is shown below.
GTGGctaatctgatggccgaatggtaaagaacatctagccgctcgagagcacccttacatgctgatctataaattatgtctctgtaatctagcatgggtaggatggtcatctgaatcagagttattttggcagctggggtgaaagaggagcgattacgatagaggaaaccaagtctagatttaactttagcctgcagctttgatatgtgctgagagaaggacagtgtactgtcaaacaatactcccaagtacttgtatgaggtgactacctgaAGCTCttaaccctcagaggtagtaatcacacctatggggagaggggcattcttctttcATTCTTCTTAGGATAGAGAAAGCTTgctggacactaagaaagctttgttgtagagcatttaacacaaaatctggggaggggccagctgaatATAAGACAGTatcattgtcacgacttccgccaaagtcggtccctctccttgtttgggcggtgttcggcggtcgacgtcaccggtcttctagccatcgccgctccacctttcattttccgtttgttttgtcttgttttcctgttTCCTCATAATTGCTAtgtgtatttagccctctgttcgctccatgtctgtgtggggtattgtttattgtCAAGGTTGGCACGCTTCCGGCTGGTTAGCGCCGGGTTTTATGTGTACCCGTGATTTAAGGCAGCCGGTACATTGTACTTGGTTTGTCGTACTTTGTGCTGCCTTACTTGTTTTggccatttgtttttttttttgtgatgcTGTTTCGTTCTGTTCTTACAAATGCCTCAGTAAAGTGCTTTGTGTTCACTCATCTCtgatctcctgcgcctgacttccatgcaccagctacaccctgCATTGACAATCATctacatataaatggatgagagagcttcctactgcggggcctaggattgagcttTGCGGTattcccttggtgacaggcagtggctgagacagcagattttcagACTTTAAATACTGTACTCtatgagagaggtagttagcaaaacagaccaaagacccctcagagacaccaatattccttagccggcccacaagaatttaatggtctaccatatcaaaagcttaggccaagtcaataaaaatagcagcacaacattgcttagaatctagggcaatggtgacatcattgaggacctatACAAACTTATTTGGGACTGGGGggaagtattgagtagcttggataaaaaggttcccagagtaaactgcctgctactcaggcccaacagtgagatttggatagaaaacactctgaagtttctaaaactgtttgaatgatgtctgtgagtataacagaactcatatggcaggcaagaacctcagccctcgatccaagctagtggaagccctaggaagtgcaacttcatccatatctcaatgtgtactcGGTAGgcaaagctttgaaaaactacaaacctcaggcCCTTAAAACCTGTACTGGATCAGTGGGTCCCCCCGCGGGACAGTTGAGCAaaagtaggctaatgtgattagcatgaggttgcaagtaacaagaacatttcccaggacatagacatatctgttattggctgaaagcttaaattcttgttaatctaactgcactgtccaatttacagtagtatagtatagtttaagaataccatgctattgtttgatgagagtgcacagttatgaacttgaaaatgtattaataaaccagttAGGCACATTTGGTCAGTCTTGccacaacattttgaacagaaatacaatggttcattgaatcagtccaaaactttgcacatacactgatgccatctagtgtccaaaatctaaattgcgcttAGATTTCTAAATTATAtattggcctttctcttgcatttcaaagatgatggtacaaaaaaatacaagaaAGCCCTTGGTTtgttctttgtattatcttttaccagatctaatgtgttatattctcctacattaaattAACATTTcctcaaatttcaaagtgtttcctttcaaatggtatcaaaagagggtcaacaatgcagttcacaaaatagagttaagaaaatatttactaaataaactaaagtattttttaaataaaaagttaaataacaataccgaggctatatacagggtacaacagtattacaacaaccacctgagaCCCTGAGGAAAGTAGGGGAGGGTGGACATTGGGCAAAGGGTGAGGATTTAGGATCCCTGTGAGTAGGCCAGCACTGAATGACCCGAACAGTTTGTGCTTTAGTAAGGTTGGTTTCTGGTAAGTAGAGTTCCTAAAGATTATACATATGCTTTTGTTGACAGGAAACGTATTTTTTCGGTGAAGCCGGGTATATTGTGGTAGAGTTGTTTTCCGTCGCCACCCACAAGAACAATTCACAACTCAGGGAGTCCAACCAATACAGACTGCCGATGTTGTGTGTCCCAAAGCTGGCTAAACAGGCTGTACCGGAAATAGACGTGGCAAACGACTGGATACTTCCTGTTCGCTGTGTTGACAAATGAAAGAGAGACAGCCAGATGGATTCATAATTTTACGATAACTCCAAAGCTAACCCGGTTTTAACTCAGGTTAGCTATCTCATGCCTTGGCAGGCACCGTAGAAGGTAGTTAGCGATCGAGCCTTGCAGGGGTAATGGACGGGACTCGGCTGTTGTTCGTGTTGTTTGGGGGTTTGTTGGAggtgtattgtggtgtgtcgGCTAACAGAGGTGGATCTCCTTCGTTTACTGATGAAATCCCATTCAAAATTAACTGGCCCGGGGCCGAATTCACCCTGGTGAGTGTTTTGTGATAGAGAATAAATATAGTTTTTGTCATAGTTAACGTTAAATCATGGCTGGTTATTTATGATTTCATTGAAAAgcgaacgttagctagctagttttaaATGGTGATAAAGTATGTTAAGCTTAAGCCTAGCTAGCTGAAAATTCCTTGTTATGGCTGTTGTCATATGACTGCCAACGCAGAAACTGACCATGCATAGTTTGCCTGTTATGACTGCTGCAAAGCAGAGCACTTACACAACATCTGACCCTAAATCTGTCCTTCCATAGCCAACCTCAGGTGCCTTCTACAAAGAAGATGACTTTGTCATTATGACAACAACAGAGAAGGAGAAATACAAATGTCGCCTGCCTTCCTTGTCAAATGGAGATGGTGTGAGTTCGAGTAATCATTTTCAGTTTCACTCTTTACAACAATATTGCTTCTCACTtatcctcctgtctccctctgtgtctgtttgtctttctgcctgtctcccctccctctctttttctctctctccgcacccctctctctcaggaTGATGACAAGGTGTACGCTGGTCCCACTCCAGGTGATCTGCTGGACCCACTGTTCAAAGAGAGCAGCTGCTCCTACAGAGTGAGAACTGAACCGTTTCACTTCTACTTCTGTCTAAATATAGGCTATACTGAGTACCACTGCAACACTAATGTCATGGCCCCCCCCTAGGGATCACATGCTATAGATGTAcactgtctaaactactggcacacagctcggacacccatgcataccccacaagtcatgccacaagaggtctcttcacagtccccaagcccataacagactatggaaggcacatagtactacatagagccatgactacatggaaccatgactacatggaactctattccacatcaagtaacagatgcaagcagtaaaataaaAACCCAGATAAACactttatggaacagtggggactgtgaagcaacacaagtattgacacacacacacatacaataacatacaCGTGGATTTAGTaatgtggtggagtaggggcctgagggcacccggtgtgttgtgaaatctgtgaatgtattgcaaTGTTTTAAAGTTGTATAAATCACCTtaatttagctggaccccaggaagagtagctcctgctttggcagcagctaatggggatctataaaaCATACAAATAAATACTACCtttcaaagtttggggtcacttagaaatgtccttgtttttgaaagaaaagcaatatttttggtccattaaaataacttcaaattgataagaaatacagtgtagacattgttaatgactattgtagctggaaacggcagatttattttatggaatatctacataggcatacagaggcccattatcagcaaccatcactcctgtagaTAATCCATAaacaatctgccgtttccagctacaatagtaatttacaacattaacaatgtctacacagtatttctgatcaatttgatgttattttaatggaaaaaaTTTCTTTTCagtaaaaaacaaggacatttctaagtgaccccaaacttttgaacggtagtgtcaTGTACTGTGCTGTCACTTTCTATGGATAGGCTAACCACTGTCTCTTCTGGCATTTGTTGTGGTGTTAATTAATAGATTGAGTCATACTGGACGTATGAGgtttgtcatgggaaacatgtgaGACAATACCATGAGGAGAAGGAGACGGGACAGGTCAGTGGGAAATGATGTTACCTCAAAATTGGCATCATTATAATGTCTACCATCAAGTATGTTGCaataaataagaaaaaaaatatttttgtgttGATCTGGCAGATCAAAGTTCAGGAGTACGTCTTGGGAAGCATGACCAAGACGACAGAGTCTTCAGCCACTTCAGGAACAGAAATTGCAGAGGTAGAGAAAGTTGAGGAGATGGATCCCACGCCAGAAGCTGAGAAAGAGGTTGGTTGTTCAACATCTTGACTCATacacataaatacattttaaaaaacacttCGTAAGACTTCTTTGAACTTTGTCTTTTCtcgttttatttctctctctaatCATGTGTCGCTATTTTGAAGGTTTTACTTGCTGTGATTAGTTTATCTACCTAAGTTGAATGTGCCGATTGTCTCTGCTAAGCGATGAAAATATAAATGTTTCTAGGTTCCCACTAAGAACGTGGAGGGCCAGCTGACTCCATACTACCCGGTGTTGATGGCCCACGGGACGGCGTGTGTCCTGAAACAGAACACGCCTCGCTCCACCAATGTGCTGTATGTCTGCCACCCCGAAGCCAAGCACGAGATCCTCTCTATCGCTGAGGTCACTACCTGCGAGTACGAAGTAGTGGTGCTGACCCCTCTGATCTGTGCACACCCTAAAtacaggtgggtagagagagaatgaggtccACAACCAAAATGCAATAGCATAACACCCTTcaccccactgctggcttgccactgaagctaagcagggtcagtccctggatgggagatgctgctggaagtgatgttggagggccagtaggaggcactcttttctCTTGTCTAAAGAaaaatcccaatgccccagggcagtgattggggacattgccttgtgtagggtgccatcttttggaagggacattaaacgggtgtcctgactctctgtggtaaCTAAAGATCCagtggcacttatcgtaagagtagaggtgttaaccctggtgtcctggctaaattcccagtctggccctcataccatcatggccacctaatcatccccaggttacaattggctcattcatcccccctctcccacgtaactattccccaggttgttgctgtcaattagaatgtgttctcagtcaacttacctggtaaagtaagggttaaataaaatgaCAGGTACCAGCAGGTCTACTGTAAACTGCATCCCAAACCCAACCAGTTCCCCTCATTATGTATTTCTCAACTATAAGTCAAGGGGACTACCTTGTTTGAAATGATATGGAGGCTTATATCTTTATCCCGTGGTCTGTTAGGTTCAAGTCGTCCCCTGTGAATGCCATCTTCTGCCAGGCCATGTCTGGTTCTCCCCTGCGGCCTCATAGTCTCTCTCAGATGGACCGGGAGCAGGAGGAGCTGCTGAAACCTCCC
Proteins encoded:
- the LOC110503019 gene encoding endoplasmic reticulum lectin 1 isoform X1, whose protein sequence is MDGTRLLFVLFGGLLEVYCGVSANRGGSPSFTDEIPFKINWPGAEFTLPTSGAFYKEDDFVIMTTTEKEKYKCRLPSLSNGDGDDDKVYAGPTPGDLLDPLFKESSCSYRIESYWTYEVCHGKHVRQYHEEKETGQIKVQEYVLGSMTKTTESSATSGTEIAEVEKVEEMDPTPEAEKEVPTKNVEGQLTPYYPVLMAHGTACVLKQNTPRSTNVLYVCHPEAKHEILSIAEVTTCEYEVVVLTPLICAHPKYRFKSSPVNAIFCQAMSGSPLRPHSLSQMDREQEELLKPPFTAAAAAPEREEESTSPMREEAFSSTHKPLVVGGQTQVTVGTTHISRLTDEQLIKEFLSGSYCLHGGVGWWKYEFCYGKHVHQYHEDKEQGKNIVVVGSWNAEEHLQWAQKNVARSYQFKDHGVQKVKLVSLFYGHGDVCDLTGKPRQVIVKLKCKESESPHAVTVYMLEPQTCQYVLGVESPVICQILDTADEKGLLSISS
- the LOC110503019 gene encoding endoplasmic reticulum lectin 1 isoform X2 gives rise to the protein MTTTEKEKYKCRLPSLSNGDGDDDKVYAGPTPGDLLDPLFKESSCSYRIESYWTYEVCHGKHVRQYHEEKETGQIKVQEYVLGSMTKTTESSATSGTEIAEVEKVEEMDPTPEAEKEVPTKNVEGQLTPYYPVLMAHGTACVLKQNTPRSTNVLYVCHPEAKHEILSIAEVTTCEYEVVVLTPLICAHPKYRFKSSPVNAIFCQAMSGSPLRPHSLSQMDREQEELLKPPFTAAAAAPEREEESTSPMREEAFSSTHKPLVVGGQTQVTVGTTHISRLTDEQLIKEFLSGSYCLHGGVGWWKYEFCYGKHVHQYHEDKEQGKNIVVVGSWNAEEHLQWAQKNVARSYQFKDHGVQKVKLVSLFYGHGDVCDLTGKPRQVIVKLKCKESESPHAVTVYMLEPQTCQYVLGVESPVICQILDTADEKGLLSISS